The Equus przewalskii isolate Varuska chromosome 5, EquPr2, whole genome shotgun sequence genome window below encodes:
- the TEX44 gene encoding testis-expressed protein 44, protein MTTEPSEEAGAASIPTPGDVADSGSTDSPTGSSQSQVPLIANISVASSAAAPAERQDVEQAPIESATSEATSASGDKDEHEAAAGHDQEPKEATALLARPAPEALQISVSPQNAGWGGLVQNLRMTKSSRAFQHDSLGKEKTPQMASIPHREQELSPTTPSAQVWAPQNVEAQPAVSTADAFDQLDTGASGVTEAVKEKPDGPKALNADTEALPSAKSHTVTEDDLVARSGDLQPGLLPPSPGGSAPPSPAPHVVALGRRPLDSSLYTASEENNYMRSMTSLLGGGEGSISSLADILVWSETTMGMATGFLASGRGSVTDLLYSTGPSLRSISSILGNASAAFSSGLVAGTSSALRSITHMLERVEQRTVEGIHSAVRYLTSHLTPHWAQAGPNCS, encoded by the coding sequence ATGACCACTGAGCCCTCGGAAGAGGCCGGAGCCGCCAGCATCCCCACACCGGGTGACGTGGCCGACAGCGGATCTACGGATAGCCCAACAGGAAGTTCCCAAAGTCAGGTCCCCCTCATTGCAAACATCTCGGTGGCTAGCAGCGCTGCAGCGCCAGCCGAACGGCAGGATGTAGAGCAGGCCCCTATCGAGTCAGCCACCTCTGAGGCCACATCAGCGTCTGGGGACAAAGACGAGCATGAAGCTGCTGCAGGGCATGACCAGGAGCCCAAGGAGGCCACTGCGCTGCTTGCCCGCCCAGCCCCAGAAGCTCTGCAAATATCTGTAAGCCCCCAGAACGCAGGATGGGGTGGGCTGGTGCAAAATTTGAGGATGACTAAGAGTTCCAGGGCTTTCCAACATGACTCCCTGGGGAAGGAAAAGACACCACAAATGGCAAGTATCCCACACAGGGAGCAGGAACTATCTCCAACGACCCCAAGTGCTCAGGTATGGGCCCCCCAAAATGTGGAGGCTCAGCCCGCTGTGAGCACTGCAGACGCCTTTGACCAGCTTGACACTGGGGCCTCTGGTGTCACTGAAGCTGTCAAGGAGAAACCTGATGGTCCGAAGGCCTTGAACGCTGACACTGAGGCTTTGCCATCAGCCAAGTCCCACACAGTGACTGAGGACGACTTGGTGGCCCGCTCAGGAGACCTGCAGCCTGGGCTgttgcctccctccccaggaggcagtgCCCCACCCTCGCCTGCCCCTCATGTGgtggccctggggaggaggcCCCTGGACTCCAGCCTGTATACAGCCAGCGAGGAGAACAACTACATGCGCTCCATGACCAGCTTGCTGGGTGGGGGCGAGGGATCCATCAGCTCCCTGGCAGACATCCTGGTGTGGTCTGAGACCACCATGGGCATGGCCACAGGCTTCCTGGCCTCCGGCCGTGGCTCTGTGACAGACCTGCTGTACAGCACAGGGCCCAGCCTGCGCTCCATCTCCAGCATCCTGGGGAATGCCAGCGCAGCCTTCTCCTCCGGGCTGGTGGCGGGGACCAGCTCAGCCCTGCGCTCCATCACCCACATGCTGGAGAGGGTGGAGCAAAGGACGGTCGAGGGCATCCACTCGGCTGTGCGCTACCTGACCAGCCACCTCACCCCACACTGGgcccaggccggccccaactgCAGCTAG